The following proteins are encoded in a genomic region of Trypanosoma brucei gambiense DAL972 chromosome 8, complete sequence:
- a CDS encoding kinetoplast-associated protein, putative — translation MTARRRHRQRQANGHPHKHGVSHPRVTSQGEEQQQCGDSYGAQTTQQGVDYSYPTSPNAQPVSINHSELRPVKGEGERLEMSVSEEVKQQQSAEQREAASSAFDNNIEQHMESQTVTKHGAHDTSTRSRRGRTTRSARGRAQVGGQLSKPKAKTAALEAGGSFAPLTRAAAPQTVVSALEEQRRLRNIVAAPPAPLVYEDPAECDDSEVQDTAHDEAVEVKRQVGSFSRSFSTNYPKGTTEVSAPAAELNDTKPIFGNSERDSSQAATKGPEALGTGSHSGSETQSGTQAEEYKYVGGSAYGRQRTAKVGRAFGGKGTPKRNHIGDRTRGSALPSSANAEIYQTGEEEEGTARKQTEGQRNQVETGAVAQGEAEGEHRRVRVESTKKAVMRGGADEEVVYKGAGEARTDVEEEAARRRAEEVARRRAAAKDVLMRRAEEAARKRAEKVAQRRAEHAARRKVEEEARKRVEGGAQKAAEEVARKNAEEAARKKAEEAARKKAEEEARKKAEEEARKKAEEAARKKAEEAARKKAEEAARKRAEEAARKKAEEAARKKAEEEARKRAEEEARKKAEEAARKRAEEAARKKAEEAARKKAEEEARKKAEEAARKKAEEEARKKAEEAARKRAEEAARKKAEEAARKKAEEEARKKAEEAARKKAEEEARKKAEEEARRMAEEARRMAEEEEEARRMAEEEAVRKRVEREVARKKAEEVARRRAEQAVRKKAEEVAARKRAEEEAARRMAEEEEARRMAEEENLERGRAVDGAARTATGNETTLTEQQRRERAKKKLERYRKQALARNQRPAWRESDAAAAAAAAVAQGAADVPFVPTRGNTILPSEARAASTSEEELIAGALTFPNSNVAIEKFDENQLVVRRQSLDDPWDIGLRFDWTIKTLAIGSLPTYRLTDPRRMHPFMRMYQSKPVWFLEEVNGTKANNIREVMEVLKKSLLAKFVFRKPH, via the coding sequence ATGACCGCTCGACGACGCCATCGTCAGCGGCAAGCCAACGGTCACCCGCACAAACACGGAGTCTCACATCCCCGAGTGACGTCACAGGGCGAGGAGCAACAGCAGTGTGGAGACTCTTATGGGGCCCAGACCACACAACAAGGTGTTGATTACTCATACCCTACGTCGCCGAATGCACAACCCGTGAGCATAAACCATTCAGAATTGCGGCCCGTAAAGGGTGAAGGAGAAAGACTAGAAATGTCAGTATCTGAGgaagtaaaacaacaacagtcagCAGAGCAGCGGGAAGCTGCTTCAAGCGCCTTTGATAATAACATAGAACAACACATGGAGTCACAAACAGTGACGAAGCATGGTGCACACGACACTTCCACGCGGTCACGACGTGGAAGGACGACGAGGAGCGCAAGAGGGCGTGCCCAGGTGGGTGGGCAGCTATCCAAGCCGAAGGCGAAAACAGCTGCACTGGAAGCAGGAGGTTCCTTTGCTCCTCTTACTAGGGCCGCAGCCCCGCAGACGGTGGTGAGCGCGCTGGAGGAACAGCGGCGACTCCGGAATATAGTTGCAGCACCGCCAGCACCTTTGGTATACGAGGACCCTGCGGAATGCGACGATAGCGAAGTTCAGGACACGGCACACGACGAAGCGGTCGAGGTCAAGCGACAAGTGGGCTCTTTTTCGCGATCATTTAGCACCAATTATCCGAAGGGTACTACAGAAGTATCCGCACCGGCGGCGGAGTTAAATGACACAAAGCCCATTTTCGGCAACAGTGAGCGAGATTCATCGCAAGCTGCCACCAAAGGACCCGAAGCTTTAGGCACAGGTTCTCACAGTGGTTCGGAAACACAATCAGGAACACAAGCGGAAGAATACAAATATGTTGGTGGTAGCGCTTATGGGCGACAGCGCACTGCAAAAGTTGGAAGAGCTTTCGGTGGCAAAGGGACACCAAAGCGGAACCACATCGGGGACCGTACGCGGGGCTCCGCTCTCCCCTCGTCTGCAAATGCGGAAATTTACCAAAcaggtgaggaggaggaaggaacCGCGCGGAAGCAAACAGAAGGGCAACGAAACCAGGTGGAAACCGGGGCAGTCGCTCAAGGGGAAGCCGAAGGAGAGCACAGGCGAGTGAGGGTTGAATCAACTAAGAAAGCAGTCATGCGCGGGGGAGCCGATGAGGAGGTCGTGTATAAAGGAGCAGGGGAGGCACGAACGGATGTCGAAGAGGAAGCGGCAAGGAGGAGAGCAGAAGAGGTGGCCCGAAGGCGGGCTGCAGCGAAAGATGTTTTAATGAGGCGGGCTGAAGAGGCGGCGCGCAAGAGGGCAGAAAAGGTGGCCCAAAGACGGGCTGAACACGCGGCCCGTCGAAAAGTTGAAGAGGAGGCGCGGAAGCGTGTGGAAGGGGGGGCACAGAAAGCAGCGGAGGAAGTGGCACGCAAAAatgctgaagaggcggcacgcaagaaagctgaagaggcggcacgcaagaaagctgaagaggaggcacgcaagaaagctgaagaggaggcacgcaagaaagctgaagaggcggcacgcaagaaagctgaagaggcggcacgcaagaaagctgaagaggcggcacgcaagagggctgaagaggcggcacgcaagaaagctgaagaggcggcacgcaagaaagctgaagaggaggcacgcaagagggctgaagaggaggcacgcaagaaagctgaagaggcggcacgcaagagggctgaagaggcggcacgcaagaaagctgaagaggcggcacgcaagaaagctgaagaggaggcacgcaagaaagctgaagaggcggcacgcaagaaagctgaagaggaggcacgcaagaaagctgaagaggcggcacgcaagagggctgaagaggcggcacgcaagaaagctgaagaggcggcacgcaagaaagctgaagaggaggcacgcaagaaagctgaagaggcggcacgcaagaaagctgaagaggaggcacgcaagaaagctgaagaggaggcgcgGAGAATGGCAGAAGAAGCGCGTAGAatggcggaggaggaggaggaagcacgAAGGATGGCAGAAGAGGAGGCGGTCCGTAAGCGAGTTGAGCGGGAAGTGGCACGCAAGAAGGCTGAAGAAGTGGCGAGGAGAAGGGCTGAACAAGCGGTGCGtaagaaagctgaagaagtaGCGGCACGCAAGAgggcggaggaggaggcggcacGAAGGAtggcagaagaagaagaagcgcGTAGAATGGCGGAAGAGGAGAATTTGGAGCGCGGGCGAGCCGTGGATGGGGCTGCACGTACCGCGACGGGGAACGAGACTACTCTAACGGAACAACAGCGCCGTGAAAGGGCGAAGAAGAAGTTAGAACGGTATCGCAAGCAAGCGCTGGCACGTAATCAGAGGCCTGCCTGGAGGGAGAGCGATGCCGCAGCCGCTGCCGCGGCGGCTGTTGCACAAGGTGCCGCGGATGTGCCGTTTGTCCCCACAAGAGGAAACACCATTCTTCCCTCAGAAGCACGTGCAGCATCCACTTCGGAGGAAGAGTTGATAGCCGGCGCTCTCACCTTCCCCAACAGCAATGTTGCAATTGAGAAGTTTGACGAAAATCAATTAGTCGTGCGACGCCAGAGCCTGGATGATCCGTGGGATATTGGCCTGCGGTTCGACTGGACAATCAAAACGCTGGCAATCGGTTCCCTGCCCACCTATCGGCTGACAGACCCACGCCGCATGCACCCCTTTATGCGCATGTATCAGTCTAAACCTGTGTGGTTCCTTGAAGAAGTTAATGGCACAAAGGCTAATAACATTCGCGAGGTGATGGAAGTTCTCAAGAAAAGTCTCTTGGCAAAGTTTGTGTTTAGAAAACCGCACTGA